One stretch of Variovorax sp. TBS-050B DNA includes these proteins:
- a CDS encoding M20/M25/M40 family metallo-hydrolase, with translation MTDYAKLDAWIDAHFDEEVKFLQQLVQVPTDTPPGNNAPHAERTAELLEGFGLVAEKHAVPAQDVKDYGLESITNLIVRRKYGPEGRTVALNAHGDVVPPGEGWTHDPYGGEIEGGALYGRAAAVSKSDFASFTFALRALEAVAKPAKGSVELHFTYDEEFGGILGPGWLLKNGLTRPDLMIAAGFSYEVVTAHNGCLQMEVTVHGKMAHAAIPATGVDALQGAVKILNALYAQNTLYRQVTSKVEGITHPYLNVGRIEGGTNTNVVPGKVVFKLDRRMIPEENPAEVEAAIRQVIADAAAESEGITVEIKRLLLANSMKPLAGNKPLVEAIQKHGGELFGEPIKAMGTPLYTDVRLYGEAGIPGVIYGAGPRTVLESHAKRSDERVVLEDLRRATKVIARTLSDLLA, from the coding sequence ATGACCGACTACGCCAAGCTCGACGCCTGGATCGACGCCCACTTCGACGAGGAAGTGAAGTTCCTGCAGCAACTGGTGCAGGTGCCCACCGACACGCCGCCGGGCAACAACGCGCCGCATGCCGAGCGCACGGCCGAGCTGCTCGAGGGCTTCGGCCTCGTGGCCGAGAAGCATGCGGTGCCGGCGCAGGACGTGAAGGACTACGGCCTCGAATCGATCACCAACCTGATCGTGCGCCGCAAGTACGGTCCGGAAGGCCGCACCGTCGCGCTCAATGCGCACGGCGACGTGGTGCCGCCCGGCGAAGGCTGGACGCACGATCCCTACGGCGGCGAGATCGAAGGCGGCGCGCTCTACGGCCGCGCCGCCGCGGTCAGCAAGAGCGACTTCGCGAGCTTCACCTTCGCGCTGCGCGCGCTCGAGGCGGTGGCGAAGCCGGCCAAGGGCAGCGTCGAGCTGCACTTCACCTACGACGAGGAGTTCGGCGGCATCCTCGGCCCGGGCTGGCTGTTGAAGAACGGCCTCACCAGGCCCGACCTGATGATCGCGGCCGGCTTCAGCTACGAGGTGGTCACGGCGCACAACGGCTGCCTGCAGATGGAAGTGACGGTGCACGGCAAGATGGCGCATGCCGCCATCCCGGCGACCGGCGTCGATGCGCTGCAGGGCGCGGTCAAGATCCTCAATGCGCTCTATGCGCAGAACACGCTCTACAGGCAGGTGACGTCGAAGGTCGAGGGCATCACGCACCCCTACCTCAACGTCGGCCGGATCGAAGGCGGCACCAACACCAACGTGGTGCCCGGCAAGGTGGTGTTCAAGCTCGACCGCCGCATGATCCCCGAGGAGAACCCGGCCGAGGTCGAGGCCGCGATCCGCCAGGTGATCGCCGATGCGGCCGCCGAGAGCGAAGGCATCACGGTCGAGATCAAGCGCCTGCTGCTCGCCAATTCGATGAAGCCGCTCGCGGGCAACAAGCCGCTGGTCGAGGCAATCCAGAAGCACGGCGGCGAGCTCTTCGGCGAGCCGATCAAGGCCATGGGCACGCCGCTCTATACCGACGTGCGGCTCTACGGCGAGGCCGGCATTCCCGGCGTGATCTACGGCGCAGGCCCGCGCACGGTGCTCGAATCGCATGCCAAGCGCAGCGACGAGCGCGTGGTGCTCGAAGACCTGCGGCGCGCGACCAAGGTGATCGCGCGCACGCTGAGCGACCTGCTGGCCTGA
- the uraD gene encoding 2-oxo-4-hydroxy-4-carboxy-5-ureidoimidazoline decarboxylase, whose translation MRLTIDQLNAAAADEAVALLDGTYEHSPWIARRALAARPFRSLAHLKHALAQAVSSATDDEKLGLIRAHPELAGKAMVSKTLTAESTHEQGKAGLTECTPEEFAKIQQLNADYNAKFGFPFILAVRGPRGTGLGKREIIETFERRLHNHPGFELAEALRNIHRIAEIRLNDKFGTEPALGNLVWDWQESLAVHSDPGFAEKGQLTVTYLTDAHRACAAQLVREMRDCGFDSVEIDAVGNVVGRYEGATPDAKALLTGSHYDTVRNGGKYDGRLGIFVPMACVRELKRQNRRLPFAFEVVGFAEEEGQRYKATFLGSGALIGHFDPAWLEQKDADGITMREARLHAGLREEDIPKIRRDPSKYLGFVEVHIEQGPVLNELDIPLGIVTSINGGVRYVGEVIGMASHAGTTPMDRRRDAAAAVAELILYAEQRAAKDGDSVATVGMLEVPGGSINVVPGRCRFSLDIRAPNDPQRDAVVRDVLAALAQIAERRGVRYTLEEAMRAAAAPSAPEWQRRWEAAVDSLGVPLYRMPSGAGHDAMKLHEVMPQAMLFVRGINSGISHNPLESTTNDDMQLAVQAFQHLLDQLATEQAH comes from the coding sequence ATGCGCCTGACCATCGACCAACTCAACGCGGCTGCGGCCGACGAAGCCGTCGCGCTGCTCGACGGCACCTACGAACATTCGCCGTGGATCGCGCGCCGGGCGCTCGCGGCGCGGCCGTTCCGCTCGCTCGCGCACCTCAAGCATGCGCTCGCCCAGGCGGTGAGCAGCGCCACCGACGACGAGAAGCTCGGCCTGATACGCGCCCACCCCGAGCTCGCGGGCAAGGCGATGGTGAGCAAGACCCTCACGGCGGAATCGACCCACGAGCAGGGCAAGGCCGGCCTGACCGAATGCACGCCCGAGGAGTTCGCGAAGATCCAGCAGCTCAACGCCGACTACAACGCGAAGTTCGGCTTCCCCTTCATCCTCGCGGTGCGCGGACCGCGCGGCACCGGCCTGGGCAAGCGCGAGATCATCGAGACCTTCGAGCGCCGGCTGCACAACCACCCGGGCTTCGAGCTCGCCGAGGCGCTGCGCAACATCCACCGCATCGCCGAGATCCGCCTGAACGACAAGTTCGGCACCGAGCCGGCGCTCGGCAACCTGGTGTGGGACTGGCAGGAATCGCTCGCGGTGCACAGCGACCCGGGCTTCGCCGAGAAGGGCCAGCTCACCGTCACCTACCTGACCGATGCGCACCGCGCCTGCGCCGCGCAGCTCGTGCGCGAGATGCGCGATTGCGGCTTCGACAGCGTCGAGATCGATGCGGTCGGCAACGTGGTCGGCCGGTACGAGGGCGCCACGCCCGATGCGAAGGCGCTGCTCACGGGCTCGCACTACGACACCGTGCGCAACGGCGGCAAGTACGACGGGCGGCTCGGCATCTTCGTGCCGATGGCCTGCGTGCGCGAGCTCAAGCGCCAGAACCGCCGCCTGCCCTTCGCCTTCGAGGTGGTGGGCTTTGCCGAAGAAGAAGGCCAGCGCTACAAGGCCACCTTCCTCGGTTCGGGCGCGCTGATCGGCCATTTCGATCCGGCCTGGCTCGAGCAGAAGGACGCCGACGGCATCACGATGCGCGAGGCGCGCCTGCACGCGGGCCTGCGCGAGGAAGACATTCCGAAGATCCGCCGCGATCCCTCGAAGTACCTCGGCTTCGTCGAAGTGCACATCGAGCAGGGCCCGGTGCTCAACGAGCTCGACATTCCGCTCGGCATCGTGACCTCGATCAACGGCGGCGTGCGCTACGTGGGCGAGGTGATCGGCATGGCGAGCCACGCCGGCACCACGCCCATGGACCGGCGCCGCGATGCCGCGGCCGCGGTGGCCGAGCTGATCCTCTACGCCGAGCAGCGCGCCGCGAAGGACGGCGACTCGGTCGCGACCGTGGGCATGCTCGAAGTGCCCGGCGGCTCGATCAACGTGGTGCCGGGGCGCTGCAGGTTCAGCCTGGACATCCGCGCGCCCAACGATCCGCAGCGCGACGCGGTGGTGCGCGACGTGCTCGCCGCGCTGGCGCAGATCGCCGAGCGCCGCGGCGTGCGCTACACGCTCGAGGAAGCGATGCGTGCCGCCGCCGCGCCCAGCGCGCCCGAATGGCAGCGCCGCTGGGAAGCGGCCGTCGATTCGCTCGGCGTGCCGCTCTACCGCATGCCCAGCGGCGCCGGCCACGACGCGATGAAGCTGCACGAGGTGATGCCGCAGGCCATGCTCTTCGTGCGCGGCATCAACTCGGGCATCAGCCACAACCCGCTCGAATCGACGACCAACGACGACATGCAGCTCGCGGTGCAGGCCTTTCAGCACCTGCTCGACCAGCTCGCGACCGAACAAGCCCACTGA
- the puuE gene encoding allantoinase PuuE, with product MTTVYDSTLPYPRDLVGYGRNPPHARWPGNARVAVQFVLNYEEGGENATLHGDAGSEQFLSEMFNPASFPDRHISMEGIYEYGSRVGVWRILREFEKRGLPLTVFGVGMALERHPELTAAFKELGHEIACHGWRWIHYQAIDEATEREHMRLGMAAIEKLTGERALGWYTGRDSPRTRRLVADYGGFEYDSDYYGDDLPFWMKVQKTDGSVVPQLIVPYTLDCNDMRFALPQGYSHADPFFQYMKDSFDALYAEGDEAPKMMSIGMHCRLLGRPGRIVALQRFLDHIAKHDRVWVCRRVDIARHWKKTHPFEAAGAKA from the coding sequence ATGACCACCGTCTACGACTCCACCCTGCCCTATCCGCGCGACCTCGTCGGCTACGGCCGCAACCCGCCGCATGCGCGGTGGCCCGGCAACGCGCGCGTCGCGGTGCAGTTCGTCCTCAACTACGAGGAAGGCGGTGAGAACGCCACGCTGCACGGCGATGCGGGCTCGGAGCAGTTCCTCTCGGAGATGTTCAACCCCGCGAGCTTTCCCGACCGCCACATCAGCATGGAAGGCATCTACGAGTACGGCTCGCGCGTGGGCGTCTGGCGCATCCTGCGCGAGTTCGAGAAGCGCGGCCTGCCGCTCACGGTGTTCGGCGTGGGCATGGCGCTCGAGCGCCATCCCGAGCTGACCGCGGCCTTCAAGGAACTGGGCCACGAGATCGCCTGCCACGGCTGGCGCTGGATCCACTACCAGGCCATCGACGAGGCCACCGAGCGCGAGCACATGCGCCTGGGCATGGCAGCGATCGAGAAGCTCACCGGTGAACGTGCCCTGGGCTGGTACACGGGCCGCGACAGCCCGCGCACGCGCCGGCTGGTGGCCGACTACGGCGGCTTCGAGTACGACAGCGACTACTACGGCGACGACCTGCCGTTCTGGATGAAGGTCCAGAAGACCGACGGCAGCGTGGTGCCGCAGCTGATCGTGCCCTACACGCTCGACTGCAACGACATGCGCTTCGCGCTGCCGCAGGGCTATTCGCATGCCGACCCCTTCTTCCAGTACATGAAGGACAGCTTCGACGCGCTCTACGCCGAGGGCGACGAGGCGCCGAAGATGATGAGCATCGGCATGCACTGCCGCCTGCTCGGGCGGCCGGGTCGCATCGTGGCGCTGCAGCGCTTCCTCGACCACATCGCGAAGCACGACCGCGTCTGGGTCTGCCGCCGGGTCGACATCGCGCGGCACTGGAAGAAGACCCACCCGTTCGAAGCGGCCGGCGCCAAGGCCTGA
- a CDS encoding GntR family transcriptional regulator, translating to MESSTTRSIVNALTKAIVEHRLQPGTKLAEQKLADHFGVSRTLVRQALFQLSQNKLIRLEPARGAFVAAPAVDEARQVFKVRRMLEAEMTREFVRTVTPAKIKALKEHVALEKSAVSGEDVSGRNELLGDFHVRMAELMGNQVLAQILGELISRCALITLMYQSTSAAEHSNDEHADIVKALAARDEERAVRLMTEHLEHVEANLTFDRKVPTNDISLALS from the coding sequence ATGGAGTCCTCCACCACCCGTTCCATCGTCAATGCGCTGACGAAGGCGATCGTCGAACACCGGCTGCAGCCCGGCACCAAGCTGGCCGAGCAGAAGCTCGCCGACCACTTCGGCGTGTCGCGCACGCTGGTGCGCCAGGCGCTGTTCCAGCTGTCGCAGAACAAGCTGATCCGGCTCGAGCCCGCGCGCGGCGCCTTCGTGGCCGCGCCCGCGGTCGACGAGGCACGGCAGGTGTTCAAGGTGCGGCGCATGCTCGAGGCCGAGATGACGCGCGAGTTCGTGCGCACGGTCACGCCGGCGAAGATCAAGGCGCTCAAGGAGCACGTGGCGCTCGAAAAATCGGCCGTCTCGGGCGAGGACGTCTCGGGCCGCAACGAGCTGCTCGGCGACTTCCACGTGCGCATGGCTGAGCTCATGGGCAACCAGGTGCTGGCGCAGATCCTGGGCGAACTCATCTCGCGCTGCGCCCTCATCACGCTGATGTACCAGAGCACCAGCGCGGCCGAGCATTCGAACGACGAGCATGCCGACATCGTGAAGGCGCTCGCCGCGCGCGACGAGGAACGCGCCGTGCGCCTCATGACCGAGCACCTCGAGCACGTGGAGGCCAACCTCACCTTCGACCGCAAGGTTCCCACCAACGACATCTCACTCGCGCTTTCATGA
- the uraH gene encoding hydroxyisourate hydrolase: protein MGLSTHVLDTMHGGPAAGMEVALYTTAGDAATLVKRFTLNADGRSDGPLYDNQSLKVGTYRLVFDVAGYFKARGVQLPEPNFLNKVSLDFGVAHADQHYHVPLLVSPWSYSTYRGS, encoded by the coding sequence ATGGGCCTGAGCACCCACGTACTGGACACGATGCACGGCGGCCCCGCGGCCGGCATGGAAGTGGCGCTGTACACCACCGCTGGCGACGCCGCGACGCTGGTCAAGCGCTTCACGCTGAATGCGGACGGTCGCAGCGACGGACCGCTCTACGACAACCAGTCGCTCAAGGTCGGCACCTACCGGCTGGTGTTCGACGTGGCGGGGTATTTCAAGGCCCGCGGCGTGCAGCTGCCCGAGCCGAACTTCCTGAACAAGGTGTCGCTGGACTTCGGCGTGGCGCATGCCGACCAGCACTACCACGTGCCGCTGCTGGTGAGCCCGTGGAGCTACTCGACCTACCGAGGCTCGTGA
- the xdhC gene encoding xanthine dehydrogenase accessory protein XdhC produces the protein MNGVLDPLLARLRTEDAVLVRVESTQGSAPREAGTWMAVWADGLTGTIGGGQLEFQAMQEARELLAGRRRIDGIERYPLGPSLGQCCGGVVFLSYRRITAADAPALQRDLTAQLAPVALFGGGHVGAALARLLAGLPFRVRWIDSRDGVFPEALPAQVETEHSEPVQDAVADLAPGSRVLIMSFSHAEDLDIVIACLKRLRERDDLPYVGLIGSKTKWATFRHRLEARGFAPAELARITCPIGVPGITGKEPEVIAVAVAAQLLQSQG, from the coding sequence ATGAACGGCGTGCTCGACCCACTGCTGGCCCGCCTCCGCACCGAAGACGCGGTGCTCGTGCGCGTGGAATCCACGCAGGGTTCGGCCCCGCGCGAGGCCGGCACCTGGATGGCGGTCTGGGCCGACGGGCTCACGGGCACCATCGGCGGCGGCCAGCTCGAATTCCAGGCCATGCAGGAAGCGCGCGAACTGCTCGCGGGCCGGCGCCGCATCGACGGCATCGAGCGCTATCCGCTCGGGCCCAGCCTGGGGCAGTGCTGCGGCGGCGTGGTGTTCCTTTCGTACCGCCGCATCACCGCGGCCGATGCGCCTGCGCTGCAGCGGGACCTGACCGCGCAGCTCGCGCCCGTGGCGCTGTTCGGCGGCGGCCATGTGGGCGCGGCGCTCGCGCGGCTGCTCGCGGGGCTGCCGTTCCGCGTGCGCTGGATCGACAGCCGCGACGGCGTGTTCCCCGAGGCGCTGCCCGCCCAGGTCGAGACCGAGCATTCCGAACCCGTGCAGGACGCCGTCGCCGACCTCGCGCCCGGCAGCCGCGTGCTGATCATGAGCTTCAGCCATGCCGAGGACCTCGACATCGTGATCGCCTGCCTGAAGCGCCTGCGCGAACGCGACGACCTGCCCTACGTGGGCCTGATCGGCAGCAAGACCAAGTGGGCCACCTTCCGCCACCGGCTCGAGGCGCGCGGCTTCGCGCCCGCGGAGCTGGCGCGCATCACCTGCCCGATCGGCGTGCCGGGCATCACGGGCAAGGAGCCCGAGGTGATCGCGGTCGCGGTGGCGGCACAGTTGTTGCAATCGCAGGGCTGA
- a CDS encoding urate hydroxylase PuuD has product MESYYLDWANLLLRWVHVITAIAWIGASFYFVMLDNSLEKPQDAESLDKGVGGEQWAVHGGGFYNMQKYALAPKKLPDHLHWSYWESYSTWLTGFALFTMSYLWNASTYLIDKSKMDWQPGAAIAVALAFFVVFWMVYDGICQIFGRRKHGDTIVGVLVAIFIAFAAWLACQWFAGRAAFLLVGAMMATTMSGNVFFWIIPGQRKNVQALREGRPVDPVHGQRGKQRSVHNTYFTLPVLFAMLSNHYSFTYTHKYNWIVLLLIMLGGAAIRQFFVVRHRFKLGNARNPLPYALIGIVVLGLTIVWMKPEPAAAPAASAPAAPGVAFTDVQKVLEQRCYMCHGAGVQMKNVRVDSPEQVAAHAQAIYQQVVVTKIMPMNNATSMTDDERALVGRWFQSGAKTQ; this is encoded by the coding sequence ATGGAAAGCTACTACCTCGACTGGGCCAACCTGCTGCTGCGCTGGGTCCACGTCATCACCGCCATCGCCTGGATCGGCGCCTCCTTCTACTTCGTGATGCTGGACAACAGCCTCGAGAAGCCGCAGGACGCCGAATCGCTCGACAAGGGCGTGGGCGGCGAGCAGTGGGCCGTGCACGGCGGCGGCTTCTACAACATGCAGAAGTACGCGCTGGCGCCGAAGAAGCTGCCCGACCACCTGCACTGGTCGTACTGGGAGAGCTACAGCACCTGGCTCACGGGCTTCGCGCTCTTCACCATGTCGTACCTCTGGAACGCCAGCACCTACCTGATCGACAAGTCGAAGATGGACTGGCAGCCCGGCGCCGCGATCGCGGTCGCGCTGGCCTTCTTCGTCGTGTTCTGGATGGTCTACGACGGCATCTGCCAGATCTTCGGCCGGCGCAAGCACGGCGACACCATCGTCGGCGTGCTGGTGGCGATCTTCATCGCGTTCGCGGCCTGGCTCGCCTGCCAGTGGTTCGCGGGCCGCGCGGCCTTCCTGCTGGTGGGCGCGATGATGGCGACGACCATGAGCGGCAACGTGTTCTTCTGGATCATCCCGGGCCAGCGCAAGAACGTGCAGGCGCTGCGCGAGGGCCGGCCGGTCGATCCGGTGCACGGCCAGCGCGGCAAGCAGCGCAGCGTGCACAACACCTACTTCACGCTGCCGGTGCTGTTCGCGATGCTGAGCAACCACTACAGCTTCACCTACACGCACAAGTACAACTGGATCGTGCTGCTGCTGATCATGCTCGGCGGCGCGGCGATCCGGCAGTTCTTCGTGGTGCGGCACCGCTTCAAGCTCGGCAATGCGCGCAACCCGCTGCCCTATGCGCTGATCGGCATCGTGGTGCTGGGCCTCACCATCGTGTGGATGAAGCCCGAACCCGCGGCCGCGCCCGCCGCCTCGGCACCGGCCGCACCCGGGGTGGCCTTCACCGACGTGCAGAAGGTGCTCGAACAGCGCTGCTACATGTGCCACGGCGCGGGCGTGCAGATGAAGAACGTGCGCGTCGATTCGCCCGAGCAGGTGGCCGCGCATGCGCAGGCCATCTACCAGCAGGTGGTGGTCACGAAGATCATGCCGATGAACAACGCGACCAGCATGACCGACGACGAACGTGCGCTCGTGGGCCGCTGGTTCCAAAGCGGCGCCAAGACGCAGTAG
- a CDS encoding glycerate kinase, whose protein sequence is MTASTPALGTAPDPREAPRAFLEHLYRVAVDRALPLSTLGAHLPKPPRGRTLVLGAGKAGASMVQALEALWPADAPLSGLVVTRYGHIPPRPEGVPSRIEIVEAAHPVPDAAGRAAAERILALTEGLTADDLVLCLISGGGSSLLVLPAEGLTLEDKQRINKQLLDSGAHIGEMNCVRKHLSRIKGGRLAAACAPARVVTLTISDVPGDDPAVIASGPTVPDATTCADALAILDRYGIEVPAPVRAQLARGELETPKPDDPVFGGHEVHLIATPQQSLEAAAAAARAAGLDAHVLSDEIEGESREVGKVHAALARAVAQRGQPFARPCVLLSGGETTVTIRPRQPGQAKGRGGRAGELCMGLAGALMGQPGVWALAADTDGIDGVEDNAGAFVTPDTLVRAAAAGRKLSDHLDRNDAYGFFDAIGDLFVTGPTNTNVNDFRALLIL, encoded by the coding sequence ATGACTGCATCGACCCCGGCCCTCGGAACCGCACCCGATCCGCGCGAAGCCCCGCGCGCCTTCCTCGAACACCTCTACCGCGTCGCGGTGGACCGCGCGCTGCCGCTGTCCACGCTCGGCGCCCATCTGCCGAAGCCGCCCCGGGGCCGCACGCTGGTGCTCGGCGCGGGCAAGGCCGGCGCCTCGATGGTGCAGGCGCTCGAGGCGCTGTGGCCGGCCGATGCGCCGCTCTCGGGGCTGGTGGTGACGCGCTACGGCCACATCCCGCCGCGGCCCGAGGGCGTGCCGAGCCGGATCGAGATCGTCGAGGCCGCGCACCCCGTGCCCGACGCGGCCGGCCGCGCGGCCGCCGAGCGCATCCTCGCGCTGACCGAAGGCCTCACGGCCGACGACCTCGTGCTGTGCCTGATCTCGGGCGGCGGCTCCTCGTTGCTGGTGCTGCCGGCCGAGGGCCTGACGCTCGAGGACAAGCAGCGCATCAACAAGCAGCTGCTCGACAGCGGCGCCCACATCGGCGAGATGAACTGCGTGCGCAAGCACCTGTCGCGCATCAAGGGCGGACGGCTCGCGGCGGCCTGCGCGCCGGCGCGCGTGGTCACGCTCACCATCAGCGACGTGCCGGGCGACGACCCGGCCGTGATCGCGAGCGGCCCGACCGTGCCCGATGCCACCACCTGCGCCGACGCACTCGCGATCCTCGACCGCTACGGCATCGAGGTGCCCGCGCCGGTGCGTGCGCAGCTCGCGCGCGGCGAGCTCGAAACGCCCAAGCCCGACGATCCGGTGTTCGGGGGGCACGAGGTGCACCTGATCGCCACGCCGCAGCAGTCGCTCGAAGCCGCCGCCGCCGCGGCGCGCGCGGCCGGCCTCGACGCGCACGTGCTCAGCGACGAGATCGAGGGCGAATCGCGCGAGGTCGGCAAGGTGCATGCGGCGCTCGCGCGCGCGGTGGCCCAGCGCGGCCAGCCCTTCGCGCGGCCCTGCGTGCTGCTCTCGGGCGGCGAGACCACGGTCACGATCCGCCCGCGCCAGCCCGGCCAGGCCAAGGGCCGCGGCGGCCGGGCCGGCGAGCTCTGCATGGGGCTCGCGGGCGCGCTCATGGGACAGCCCGGCGTGTGGGCGCTGGCCGCCGACACCGACGGCATCGACGGCGTCGAGGACAACGCGGGCGCCTTCGTCACGCCCGACACGCTCGTGCGCGCCGCCGCCGCGGGCCGCAAGCTCTCGGACCACCTCGACCGCAACGATGCCTACGGCTTCTTCGACGCGATCGGCGACCTGTTCGTGACCGGGCCGACGAACACCAACGTGAACGACTTCCGCGCGCTGCTGATCCTCTGA
- a CDS encoding NAD-dependent succinate-semialdehyde dehydrogenase, whose translation MTATYTDTRLLIDNEWVDATGGKTLDVVNPATGKAIGKVAHASIADLDRALAAAQRGFEAWRNTPANERAAVMRRAAGLIRERAGEIAKLLTQEQGKPLAEAKGETLAAADIIEWFADEGRRVYGRIVPSRNLAAQQLVIKEPLGPVAAFTPWNFPINQVVRKLGAALATGCSFLVKAPEETPASPAELLRAFVDAGIPPGTVGLVFGNPAEISNYLIAHPIIRKVTFTGSTPVGKQLAALAGAHMKRVTMELGGHAPVIVAEDADVALAAKAAGAAKFRNAGQVCISPTRFLVHNSIREEFAKAMVKHAESLKLGDGLAEGTTLGPLANARRLTAMAHVLEDARKKGATVATGGERVGDSGNFFAPTVLTDVPLEADVFNNEPFGPIAAIRGFDTLDEAIAEANRLPFGLAGYAFTKSIKNAHLLSQKLELGMLWINQPATPSPEMPFGGVKDSGYGSEGGPEALEAYLNTKAVSILGV comes from the coding sequence ATGACCGCCACCTACACCGACACCCGCCTGCTGATCGACAACGAATGGGTCGATGCCACGGGCGGCAAGACGCTGGACGTCGTGAACCCCGCCACCGGCAAGGCCATCGGCAAGGTGGCGCACGCCAGCATCGCCGACCTCGACCGCGCGCTCGCGGCCGCCCAGCGCGGCTTCGAGGCCTGGCGCAACACCCCCGCCAACGAACGCGCCGCCGTGATGCGCCGCGCCGCGGGCCTGATCCGCGAACGCGCGGGCGAGATCGCCAAGCTGCTCACGCAGGAACAGGGCAAGCCGCTCGCCGAAGCCAAGGGCGAGACGCTGGCCGCGGCCGACATCATCGAATGGTTCGCCGACGAAGGCCGCCGCGTCTACGGCCGTATCGTGCCCTCGCGCAACCTGGCGGCGCAGCAGCTCGTGATCAAGGAGCCGCTCGGCCCGGTCGCCGCGTTCACGCCCTGGAACTTCCCGATCAACCAGGTGGTGCGCAAGCTCGGCGCCGCGCTGGCCACCGGCTGCTCCTTCCTCGTGAAGGCGCCCGAAGAGACGCCCGCATCGCCGGCCGAACTGCTGCGCGCCTTCGTCGACGCCGGCATTCCGCCCGGCACCGTGGGCCTGGTATTCGGCAACCCGGCCGAGATCTCGAACTACCTGATCGCGCACCCGATCATCCGCAAGGTCACCTTCACCGGCTCCACCCCCGTGGGCAAGCAGCTCGCGGCACTGGCCGGCGCGCACATGAAGCGCGTGACGATGGAGCTCGGCGGCCATGCGCCCGTGATCGTGGCCGAAGATGCCGACGTGGCCCTGGCCGCCAAGGCCGCCGGCGCCGCCAAGTTCCGCAACGCGGGCCAGGTCTGCATCTCGCCGACGCGCTTCCTGGTGCACAACAGCATCCGCGAGGAGTTCGCGAAGGCGATGGTCAAGCACGCCGAAAGCCTCAAGCTCGGCGACGGCCTGGCCGAAGGCACGACGCTGGGCCCGCTCGCCAATGCGCGCCGCCTGACGGCGATGGCGCATGTGCTGGAAGACGCACGCAAGAAGGGCGCGACGGTCGCGACGGGCGGTGAACGGGTCGGCGATTCGGGCAACTTCTTCGCGCCCACGGTGCTGACCGACGTGCCGCTCGAGGCCGACGTGTTCAACAACGAGCCCTTCGGCCCGATCGCCGCGATCCGCGGGTTCGACACGCTCGACGAAGCGATCGCCGAAGCCAACCGCCTGCCTTTCGGCCTGGCCGGCTACGCCTTCACCAAGTCGATCAAGAACGCGCACCTGCTGAGCCAGAAGCTCGAGCTCGGCATGCTCTGGATCAACCAGCCCGCCACCCCGTCGCCCGAGATGCCCTTCGGCGGCGTGAAGGATTCGGGCTACGGCTCGGAAGGCGGGCCCGAGGCGCTCGAGGCCTACCTCAACACCAAGGCGGTGTCGATTCTGGGCGTTTGA